TTATGCGCAAGTCGGATGTCTCACGAGACAGTCTGCCGCATTCACGTCGATGGCCAGGCAAGGCACGCGAGGTCCGCAAGCTCGCTCGTGCGAGCCGTCACTTCCAGCTCGCCCCAACTGGTTGTGGCTCCTAGAGCTCGAGTCAGAGCGAAGTCAGACTGTTCGTAGACCTTCACCTTCTGGGCGAATGACTTGTTGCCGAGTTGGTGATTCAGGCGCTTTTCGAGCAATGCAAGATTGCCGATCTCATCGATCTTTACCTGGAGGTTGTCGTCGCCTCGACCGCTGGACTGGGACAAGACATGCTCAACCGTCACTCCCGATGACGTCCAGTCGAGCGCACGTTCTGGGCGCTGCGCTCTCGCATCGGCCGCCTTCTCCAGCATCGCAAGAATGTACTTGGCCCGATTGATGCTGAGCTTCCCAGCGGAGATGAAAGCAATCTTGAACTCGGTATCCGACGGGATGAGTCGGCGCAGCAGCGCCTTCACGTCAGTTTGATTCTTGGCCGTGCCCGCCGAGACTGCCGCGGCCGCGGCAGCGAACGCTTCTTCGGCCGTGCCGGCGCCGAGCCTGCCGACAAACTGTGCCCTGACACTCCACTTGGCGAGCTTCACGAGCAGGCGCGCAGCTTTCGGTTTGTCCCACATGCGGAAAGCCGCCAGAAGCAGAGGATAGCTACTCTCAAACCCGAATCGTCGGTACGCCATGATGGCGTCTCTCACGTCGACTCGAGCGTCCGCCCAGTACTTGTGATCAGCGTCACGCAGAGCCAGGTATATCTCTTGCGCTTGCTTCATGCGTTGCACGTACGTCTTCGCGCCAGGATTGCTCTGCAGGTCATCCTGAATCGCGCGGTAGAGCTTTCGGGTTGTGATGCGCCCCTCACGGGACATGAACTCATGTCTCACGAATCTGACCATCACCTCGGGTTTACCGCCCAGGTTGGTCTCGATCGCGTTCCAGCCGTGCTGAACATACGTGAACTCGGAGCGCTTCGCTTCGCTGAACAGGTAGTTCTTCAGCAAGTCCGCCGTAGTAAGGTCGGCGCCCCGATCATTCAGCGTCTCGAAGATGACATACGCCTCAGGGAGACTCGAGGCGACAGCGATAAGCACCTGAACGCTGTTCTCAAGTTGGTCGATGACGTCGACGAGCTTCCGGTACTGGGTCGCATCCGGCGCGAGTTTCCTCAGATGCGCCGCGCACTCCTCGTAGCACAGCCTGATCCTGTTGCCTGAGGCGATGCTCTCCACCTCGCCCGCCAGAATTGCGTCGTACGCGTCCTGGTCGTTGGGGCTGAGGATCAGGCTGTCGACTTCGCCCTCTTCGCGAATGCTGAAACGGCGAAGATACTTCTTCGTTGTGTTCTCCGCGAGGTCGACTCTTGCCAGCTCGCTGAGTCGATCGCGAATCGCAATGAGCAGGATCGCCGTAGTCGCAAGACGTTGCTGGCCATCCACGATCTTGCGGCGACCACTGTCATTTTCAGACTTCGCGAAGACGATCGTTCCCATGAAGTAAGCAGACTTCTTAGACCGCGCGCGTTCAAGATCGGATAGGTACTCCTGAACGTTTATCGGCTCCCACGAGTACGCCCTCTGGAACTCTGGAACCTCGACCAGGTGATCGGCCAGAATGTGACCCAACTGATCGTGGTTGAACTCTGTGCTCTCTGCCATGCTGACTCTCTCGTCTCCTATGGGCAGTGTCAGGTTGTAACGAGCTGCATCAGCTCGGAGTAGTCGGAGACGACGTCGTAGGTGACGTCTCGATCGGTCTTCGCGTTGAGCGCGGCGAAGAACTTGCGGGCGCACTCGATCTTGGCGTTCTCGACACCCTTCAGCTGAAGAGTGGACAGCGAACCCTTGGTCTCGGCTACGAAGTAGACGTGCTTGATCTTCGTATCGTCATCGCGGAACGCGATCGCCCAGTCAGGGTTGTAGTCTCCGACCGGTGTGGGGATAAAGAACCCGCGGGGCAGCTTCGAGTAGACGACGACCTCATCGCTGACGTCGAGCCTCTCGACGAAGGATCGCTCGACCTTGGAGTCGGTGACAACATACTCATAGACGCTCTTCTTCAACTTTTCGCCAGCCTTGGACAGGTCCTGCGCGGTCTGGTTCTCGGTGAATATCGATGAGTCGTAGCTGTTGTCGAGCGGGTCGTAGCTGAGGTGCTCGACGATGGCGGTTGCCTTCTGCTCGTTGATGAGCCGGGCGGACTCGGTGATGAACTGCTCGGGGTTCTGCTTGAACTTCGCGAACGTGCCCGGGTGGATGCCGGTGAGGATCGCCGCGCATGTGCGGCGAGTGAGCTGTGTCTTCTCCGCGATCTCCCCCAAGAGGTCGTACTTGACAGTCGAACCCGCCGACACGGCCGAATGCTCGACCTTCGTCTCGGATACTTTGAAACCCGTGCCAGCTTCCAGGTGCTCCACTTCGAGACCGACGACTTGGTTGCCGCTTTCGACGAGGTACTGCATGACGGTGACGTTGAGCGAGGTGTCGAGCACGCGGATGCAGTTGTCGATCAGCTCCTGTGAGTCGAAGTCGACCTGGTAGACGGCCTTGTGGTTGATGCGGCCCCAGAGTTCCTGGAACTCTCGCTTGTTGAAGTTCGCCTCGTTGAGCGGGATCTTCTTCGGCTTGCGACCGTCGGTTGGCTTTGGGACGTCGAGGTACAGAGCGTCGACGAGCGGCCAGACGAAGTCGATGACGGGTTTGAGTACCTCGGAGGTCGGCATCGCGAGGGTTCCGTCGGCGCGCGCATCCTTGTAGGCCTGCGTGACCAGGCCTGACTCGTCAATGTAGTCATTCTTGATCAGGTGGAAGTAGAGAGCCTGAGCGACGGTCTTCTCGAGTGCGCTTGTGGAGCCGTCGCCTAGCGTGATCGGCTTGCCGACGAAGTAGTCGACGCTTGCTTTGCGTGGCCTCGCCGACAGCGATTCGATGATCTCCTTCTGGAGCGCGGTCACGAAGTCGGTGTAGGACTCGTCGGTGACGACGGTTAGTTCGTTGATGTCGTGGACGGTGACGGGGTTGTCCATCCGCTCGCCGTGCTGGTCGACTGACAGGCGCAGGCCGCGGCCGATCTCTTGCCGTCGTGTCGTGGTGTTGTCGCTCTTCTTGAGCATGCCCATCACGAAGACGTTCGGGTTGTCCCAGCCCTCGCGGAGCGCGGAATGTGACCAGATGAATCGGACCGGCTCCTCGAACGAGAGCAGGCGCTCTTTGTCCTTGAGGATCAGGTCGTAGGCGTCGACGTCGTCCGATTGACCGGCGAAGTCGCCACGCGCTGCGATCTTGCCGTCGACGAACTGCTTGGTCTTCTTGTCGATCGAGAAGTACCCCTCGTGCGTCGAGCGCACCGGGATCGCCTGGACGTGGTCTCGGTAGCGTTCAGATGCTTCATCCAGGTCGAGTTCGCTGAGGTAATCGGCGAGCACGGCCTCGTACTCTTCCTCGAACACGCGGGCGTACTCTCCTAGGGTGTCCTCGCGCTCGTAGTCGCGGTACTTGGCGACTTCGTCGATGAAGAACAACGAGAGCGTCTTGATCCCCTGCGCGAACAGCTCGCGTTCCTTGGCGAGGTGGGCGCGGACGACCTCGCGGATCTGGATGCGTCGCTTCTGGTCCTCGGCGACGTCCTCGGTGACCTCGCCTGCGCCGATGATGTCGCCATTGCTCAGCTCGATGATGTCGCGGGTAGCGTCGACGTCGCGGATAAAGAGGCCCTTGTACGCCTCAATCCCGCCGGAGATGTCATGCAGGTTCATTCCCTGACTGAGACGCTTCACCTGCCGCTTGATGCCCTGGGCGGTCTGCACCTCCAGCTCGACTCGGGCTTTCGGGAAGTCGGCGCCCTTACCGATCTCGAGGCCGTCCACGTAAAGGTACGCACTGCTGCCGGCCAGATGCTTGACGGTGGTGCCGCGGACCGCGATCTTCTTCACCAGTTTCTGGTTGTAAGCGTCGATGGCGTCGAGACGGTGAACTTTCGTCCGGTCGATCCTGTGCGTCGCGGAGTATCGCAGCGCGAAGAGGGCGTTGAACGATGCCAGGGCCTCCAGCGATTTCGAGGGCTTCTTCGCGTCGCCTTCGATCTTCTGCGGTTCATCGATGATCAGGATCGGTCTATTCGCCGCAATCACGTCGATCGGCTTGCGAGACTGGAAGTCGTCGAGCACTTCGTAGATGCGGCGGGCATCCTTGCCGGTGGCATTGAACGCCTGGACGTTGATGATCATCACCTGCACGCCTGCGTCCGACGAGAACCGCTCAAGCTCGTGCAGGCGTGAGGAGTTGTAGATGAACGTGCGCGGCTTGGTGCCGTAGAGCTGCTGGAAGTGCTCGGCAGTGATGTCGAACGACTTCTTCACACCCTCACGGATCGCGATGGACGGCACGATGACGATGTATTTCGACCACCCGTACCGCTTGTGTAACTCCATGATCGTCTTGATGTACACGTATGTCTTGCCGGTACCGGTCTCCATCTCGATGTCGAGATTGATGGGGGCAGCCGACTTCTTCGCCGGATCCTTCAGGTCCTTCGAGAGCGGCAGCCCGCGCGCCCGCTGCACCGCATGGGTATTCGCGAGGATCTGCGGGGGTGTGAGCGCGAGCTCAGTGTTCCGTAGGCCCGCGTCCTCCAGAAGGGTCGTCGAGGATTCCTTGCCGGGGTCGATGCGGTACCTCACTCCATCGGCATAGGGCTGCCCTACAAAGATATCGACGACCGCATCGACGGCCTCGGTCTGGTACTTCTGGACCTTGAACTGGAGCTTCATCTGCTCAGATCGCCCTTACCTCGGTCTCGGGCGAGAGCTCGCGGAAGATCTGCTCGGCGTTGATGCGTGCGGCGTCGGTCGCGAACCCCGCGTCCAAGAACACCGCGCGGAGCGGATGCCGGGCGGCGATCTCTCTCACGACTCTGTCACTCACCTCACGGGAGAAGCACGCGATCAGGGCGTTATCGGCGACCGACAGAACGCGCAGGCCGCCAATCTCCTCAACGTCGATAGATTCAGCCAGGTCGAGTCCCCAGTCGAGGAGAACCTGGAAGAGCAAGTCCTCATCAGTGCGTCCGTGCTTCACGCTTTCGACGGCGTCGGACAGAGCGATCTGTAACAGGTCGTCCGCGGTGGCGAGTGCGTCAGCCATGTTGGTTGTCGCGACGTGGAGTGACCGGAAGCCGACGTCAAGATCCGCGCCGAGCAGCCCTGCCTCGTTCTTCACTTGCCTGCCAGCGCGGCGCAGCCTCTCCCGGGCAACGTCTGGGATGGTGCTGTAATCGGGATGGTCTACCGATTCGTCCACCTGCGCGAGGATGTACCGCCGACTTCCGCCGTCGGCCGCATTCAACTTCATCACGGCGTGTCCAGTTGAGCCCGATCCGGCAAAGAAGTCCAGGATCACCGCATTTCGATCGCCCTGCGTCACGGCGCTGATCCACTTCGCAAGGACGTCGACGTCCTTGGTATAGGGAAACACATTGCTGTCGAGCAACTTGCGTAGCGCGTATGCGGCGCTCGCGCGCTCTTGCGTGAACACGGGCTTGATCGCCTGGGTCTCCATCTCGTCGAGATAGCGCTTTAGTCGAGGCGTGCTGGTGTGATCGGGGCCGAACATGACGCGACCTTCTCCGATGCGGTCGGCCATCGTGGCGGGACTAAACCGCCATCCTTCCTTCGGCATCTTCACTGGGAGTCCCGTTATTGGATGGGAGAGCTCGTACCGAGACGTGCCAGTCGCGACTGGCTTCGCCAGATCATACGAGCCAAACGGACGGCCGTCGTCGTCAATCTGGTCGTATCGAAATACAGCTGGTTCAAGATCAGAACGCATCTCACGCAGCCGTCGCCGGAAAGCCACGGTGGCGCTGGCAGAATCGTGCCCCGATTCGTCCCAGACCTCCCTAGCCACTTGCATCACCTGCGAATGACCCTTCTTGGGCTCTGTCCATCGCACATCGTCCTCGATCAGGCGGGCGACATTCCGCGCATAGATGAGCATGTAGTCGAGCCCTTGCGACGTGAAACGAGCGTCGTTCTTGCTGCCGCCTTGCCACACGACATTCGCCAGGAAGTTGTCACGGCCAAACAGTTCATCAAGTAGAAGGCGGAGGTTCCCATGCTCGTGGTCAGCGATCGCGAAGATCGCAACACCGTCGTCGCTCAGAAGGCTGCGCGCCAATTTCACTCGTGGGTACATCATGCTCAGCCAGTCAGAGTGGAATCTGCCGTTGGCCTCGGTGTTTGCGACAAGACGGTCGCCCGTGTCCGTTTTCTGGCCTGAGCGTGCGAGATAGTCGGCGCTCGACTCCGCGAAGTCGTCTTCGTAGATGAAGTCGTTGCCAGTGTTGTATGGCGGGTCGATGTAGACCAGCTTGACCTTGCCGAGATACGACTCCTGGAGCAGCTTCAGCGCCTCGAGGTTATCGCCCTCGATGAAGAGGTTTTTCGTAGTCTCGAAGTCGACCGATTCCTCGCGCACAGGGCGCAAGGTCTTCGCGATCGGTGCATTGGCAGCGAACGCGGCGGCGCGCTTGCCGGGCCAGTCGAGTTGGTAGCGCTCCTGAGGCCCCTCGACGATGTGGTCGGAGAGCTCCTGTCTCAGCAGATCGAAGTCCACGGCGCGCGTCGGCTCGCCGTCGGCGTCGAGCGTCTCCGTAACGACAGTCGGAAAGAGTTCAGCAATCTTGTCGATGTTGACTCGGGTGAGGTCAGGGGATGTCATTCGGAGTCTTTCCATGGATTACCTCGTCTCGTCCAGTTCGGATTGCTTGGCTTTCAGCTGACGCCGCAGATCTACCTTGCGGTTGAGCTGCGGTTCCGACCGGAGCTTTCGTTCTAGGGCACTGACCTCGCGCTCGAGTCGGCGCAAGACATCGAGCCGTTCGCCGACGACGGCAGGACTCTCCCCGGGCCGAGGCGCGAGCGGTGTGAGCGGACCGATGAGCTCTGAGTACAGCGCCGTCATCGTGATCGCAGTTGGTAGCGGGGTGCGTGGTGTGTCGCTTCGCATCCAGCCCGTTGAGAAGTAGGCATTCGGCTTCGGTGCAGGGGATCCGGCTGGCTTGTGTGCAGCGGTCATCCGCACACTGCCGCCCTGGGCATCGTCGCGGTGGATCTCGAAGATCACCGGGTTCGGTATTGCTTTGTCGATCGATGCGAGTACTTGGACACTGATGTCGTTCGCCTTGGCGTCCATCTGAATCACTTCGATCTCAGGCACTTCTGACGAGCCTGGGAGGTTGATGGTCTCTGCTGCCAGCTTGTAGGCCCAGCTGATGCGGTTCACTTCCGTGACGAACCTTTCACGCAGCGCGGCGGTCGATGCGGTGCGTTCGTAGAACCGCTCCTTGGGGACGCGTGCACCGAAGCGTGCACCGGCTGGCCACAGATAGAGGATGTCGGTCACGAGGCGCCCTCTGGATCGACGACGGCGATGAACGCGATTAGCTCGAAGTCGTCGAGCCCCGCGATCTGCTGGGTGAGGGCGGTGGTGTGCCCACCGCTGAACAGGCTGTCTATGTCGCGTTCTTCGGTGACATCGATCATCGAGTGGATGGCATCGGTCAGCAGTGCGGAGTACTTACTCATGTCGGCGCCCTCGTGGGTGGCTTCGTTGAAGACACGGGTGACGTGGGCGACGGGTTCGCCGTGAGGGCGCGAGCCGGCGCGGACGAGGTCGAGTAGGCGCTTCGCTTCGGTGTGGTCGGCGATGACATCCCCGTTGTCGTCGACGTAGACGAGGTAGTGCGGGTGGAGCCGGTTGCCCCGGTTCGCGGAAGGGTCAGCGTTGACGTACTTCAGGGCGAAGATCACACCCGGCATGAGGCCTATGGCAGGGTCTGCGGGGATGACGGCGTGCAAGCCGCGCGGGGCGGTAGCGATGTCCCCGTACTCGTTCATGTACGCGAGCAGGTCCATGCGGAAGTCGTTGAGGCCGAGATCCGTGATCGAGACCCCGGCTCGGACGTCCTCGAGTTCGATGTTCTCGTTCTGCAGTTTGCGCAGTTGTTCCTTGCGGAACGCGGCATCCGAGTCCTCCGGGTTCAGCACGTTGTCGTCGGCTGATCCGGCAAGGTCGGCGATCACCATCCGGTTCTCGACGCGCTCCTTGAGGTTGATGTACTCGTCGAGCGAGATGTCCGGCCAGAAGTTGACGAGCTGGATGACCTCGTTCGTCGAACCGATGCGGTCGATACGGCCGAATCTCTGGATGATCCGCACGGGGTTCCAGTGGATGTCGTAGTTGATGAGGTAGTCGCAGTCCTGCAGGTTTTGGCCCTCGCTGATGACGTCGGTGCCGATCAGGACGTCGATGTCGCGGGTTTCCTTTGGCATGGTGAGTTGCCGTTGCTTGGATCTTGGCGAGAACATCGACATGACCTGCTGGAAGTCGAAGCCAGTGCCGATTGTCGACTTCGCGCCGTGGCTTCCACCGGTGATCACCGCGCTGTCCAGCCCTGCGTCCTGGAGCGCCGGCGCGAGCTCACGGTAGAGGTAGTTCGCGGTGTCGGCGAAGGCAGAGAAGATCAGCACCTTGCGGTTGCCCGGGTTGAGCGGGTGCTCGGCCTTCTGCTGGACCAGGTGCCGCAGCTTGCGCAGCTTGAGGTCGTGCGCCGGTGTTACTTTGCGCATCTCGTCCAGGAGCTCGCGCAGCGTCTCGCGGTCATGCCAGAGGTCTCGCTGCCACGATTCGACGTCGATGTCTTCGATGTCGATGCGAATCTTCTCGCCAAAAGACAGCGCCTCGACGTTGGCGTCATCCTCATCGTCGAGGTCGAAGTCGAGATCGTCCATGTCGCGGATCTCCGGGAGGGAGCCGGAGTGGTTGCTGAGCCGCGTGAGCGTGCTGTCGACGGCGGACTCGATCTTCGCCAGCGTCAAGCGGAAGGCTTCGACCGAACTCTCGAGACGCTTGAGCAGGTTGACGGTCATGAGCTTCTTTAGGCCCTCTTCGCGACCTTTCTGACCGAGGTTCGAGCGGGCGCTGCCGGTCGTGACGTTGTAGAGGTCTTCGTATTTGCTGATGCGGCTCGAGAACACGTACGCGAGTGGCGTGTAGACGCCCAACGTCAGCACCTGCAGCTGCTCGAAAATCTCGTTGAACGAGGGGACGTCCGCGAGGTCGGTGAGTGGCTCGCGGATGGATTCCGGCGGCAACCGTCGCGGGAAGGCGCCGATCTCGCTCGTGTCGTAGAACGCCTGAATGTGCTTGCGGGAGCGTGCGATGGTGACCGCGTCGAGCAGTTCGAAGAAATCGAAGTCGAGCATCTGCAGGATGCGGTCGGCGGTGCGCTCCTCTGCGGGGAGTTTGGACCACTCGTTGAACACCGTCTGCGCGTCGCGGAACACCCGCTCAACCGATGTCGAGAGCGTGAGCTTCGCGGCGAGGGTGTCGCTCTCGCCTTCGTATGCCAGCTGCAGCTGATTCTTGAGGTCGTTGAACCGGTTGTTCACCGGTGTCGCAGAGAGCATCAGCACCTTGGTCTTCACGCCTTCGCGAATGACCTGCCGCATGAGGCGCTGGTAGCGCGACTCCTTCTCTTCGGCGTAGTCGGCGTTGCGGAAGTTGTGCGACTCGTCGATGACGACGAGGTCGTAGTTGCCCCAGTTGATGCGATCCAGCCTGAGGCCCAGCGACTCACCTCGGGTTCGGGAGAGGTCGGTGTGGGCGAGGACGTCGTAGTTGAAACGGTCGCTCGCGAAGATGTTGGTGGTGAGGTTGGCGTTGTAGTTCGTCCAGTTCTCGGCGAGCTTCTTCGGCGCGAGAACGAGGACGGACTTGTTGCGGAGCTCGTAGTACTTGATGACAGCGAGGGCGGTGAATGTCTTTCCGAGACCGACGCTGTCGGCGAGGATGCAGCCGTTGTAAGTCTCGAGCTTGTTGATGACGCCGGTCGCGGCATCCCGCTGGAAGTTGTACAGGCTCTGCCAGACCTTGGTGTCCTGATAGCCGGTGCGGTCGTTCGGGAGCACGTCCTCACTGACGTCATCGAGGAACTCGGCGAAGAGGTTGTAGAGGATGAGGAAGTAGATGCGAGCCGGAGAGTTCTCGGCGTAGACACTCGCGATGTGGTCGTACACCGCATCGGTGACGTCGTTCAATTGAGCAGGATTTGCCCAGATCTGATCGAACACGGCGAGGAATGCCTGGGTTTCCGCCGGCCCCTCGAGCTTTGTGACCAGGTTGGACACGGAATTGCCGCGCTCGTAGCCAAGGTCGGCCGTGGTGAGGCCCTGGAGCTGGAGGTAGGCAGCTTGATCGTCGACCACAGCGAACTGCTGCATCTGACTGCCGGTGGCGTTCGAACGAAACGTGACCTTGTCGCGCACCCAGGCGGCGCACTCGCGGGCGATCGCGCGCTGCGTCAGCTTGTTGCGGAGGCGGATCTCGAACTCCGAGCCGTAGAGCGAGGACTCCGCGTGCGGGATGAAGAACTCGCGCCGGTCCTTGCGCAGCTTGTCCGTCGCCTGTCCGTTGCTGAACGACGGGGACGTAAAGATGAACTCCAGCTCCTCGACATGTTCGAGTTCGTTGCGAAGCGCCTCGAACGCGAAGATCGAGAACGTCGCAGCGGCGATACGAACCTTCGATCCTCTGCGAATCTCACCCTTGAGGTCATCGCCGAGAAGCTCGGAGACGTTGTCGATGATCCGCATGACTAGGCGAGGCCCCCTGCGCTGCCTCCGCCGCGCACCCAGGCATCAACCTCACGGGCCTGGAACTTCCAGAGGCGCCCGACCTTATGAGCCGGCATCCCCTTGTCGGCGATCCACGCGTAGACAGTGTCTTTCGTGACGCCCAGGTGCTCGGCGATGTCGTCGGCAGAGAGCCACGGCTCTGACATTCACGCCCCCATGCGGATTGAGCCGGATGTATCCGGGTATGGCCGAGCTTAGCGGGTGAAGCGTGCGGAGCTACAGGTCGTCGAGATCGATTCGGAGCCGTGTTGCCACTTCGGACAGCGGTGCGCTTGGGTCGTTCGCCGTTCCATCGACGGATCAGCTCGGCGTCCACCTCGTCGACCGTCACGACAGGGCGACTGGCGAACTCCTCAGCCACTGGTTTCACTCTCATCGCGCTCGAACGCGCGCCAAAGGTCTCGTTCGAGATCGCTCATTGGTTCTTCCGGAAGCGCGGTGGCCTCCTGGCGTAACCGTGCCACCTCAGCCTCGATCAGGTCTCGACTTTGATCTCGCCAGTCTCGAATGCGCGGATCGCGGAGTAAGCCCATCTCGTTGCTCCCCGCGTACTCGAGGAGCAGCTCAGCGTCGATCGCTGACGCCATGACGCGGACGTTCACAGCTCTATCCGGGCTGAGTCGGGATAGGTGGGTCGTGGCGTCAGACTTGGACACGTCAATTCGGTACCGCTGAATATCGCCGTACTCGCTTGTCTCGGTGCTGACATGGGTCACCGTGATCGTGCGACCGTTGATGGTGATCTCGTTCATCTGACCTCCTCGAGCTGAACGGATCAGCCTAGGGGCTCGCGTCCCCTGCGTGACAGGAGACGCGACCCGGTCGAATGACGTCATCGTGACCGGGAACGAAGGTAATCGCGCCGAGTCGCGACCAGTAACTCACAAGCCAGCGCTGGAGCAGTTCACGCTGCTCCTGTCGTTGAAAGAGCGAGCGCCCAGGATCGTCGATGACGTGTTCCCACTCGGTGCTTGAGTACATCTCATCGAAGAGCTCGGCCGGCGAAGGGCCAGTGCCGTGGCTATCCCACCACGACAGGGTCAGTTTGCCCGCGAGCTCAGCCGTCGTCCTG
This sequence is a window from Nitrospira sp.. Protein-coding genes within it:
- a CDS encoding DEAD/DEAH box helicase family protein translates to MKLQFKVQKYQTEAVDAVVDIFVGQPYADGVRYRIDPGKESSTTLLEDAGLRNTELALTPPQILANTHAVQRARGLPLSKDLKDPAKKSAAPINLDIEMETGTGKTYVYIKTIMELHKRYGWSKYIVIVPSIAIREGVKKSFDITAEHFQQLYGTKPRTFIYNSSRLHELERFSSDAGVQVMIINVQAFNATGKDARRIYEVLDDFQSRKPIDVIAANRPILIIDEPQKIEGDAKKPSKSLEALASFNALFALRYSATHRIDRTKVHRLDAIDAYNQKLVKKIAVRGTTVKHLAGSSAYLYVDGLEIGKGADFPKARVELEVQTAQGIKRQVKRLSQGMNLHDISGGIEAYKGLFIRDVDATRDIIELSNGDIIGAGEVTEDVAEDQKRRIQIREVVRAHLAKERELFAQGIKTLSLFFIDEVAKYRDYEREDTLGEYARVFEEEYEAVLADYLSELDLDEASERYRDHVQAIPVRSTHEGYFSIDKKTKQFVDGKIAARGDFAGQSDDVDAYDLILKDKERLLSFEEPVRFIWSHSALREGWDNPNVFVMGMLKKSDNTTTRRQEIGRGLRLSVDQHGERMDNPVTVHDINELTVVTDESYTDFVTALQKEIIESLSARPRKASVDYFVGKPITLGDGSTSALEKTVAQALYFHLIKNDYIDESGLVTQAYKDARADGTLAMPTSEVLKPVIDFVWPLVDALYLDVPKPTDGRKPKKIPLNEANFNKREFQELWGRINHKAVYQVDFDSQELIDNCIRVLDTSLNVTVMQYLVESGNQVVGLEVEHLEAGTGFKVSETKVEHSAVSAGSTVKYDLLGEIAEKTQLTRRTCAAILTGIHPGTFAKFKQNPEQFITESARLINEQKATAIVEHLSYDPLDNSYDSSIFTENQTAQDLSKAGEKLKKSVYEYVVTDSKVERSFVERLDVSDEVVVYSKLPRGFFIPTPVGDYNPDWAIAFRDDDTKIKHVYFVAETKGSLSTLQLKGVENAKIECARKFFAALNAKTDRDVTYDVVSDYSELMQLVTT
- a CDS encoding DEAD/DEAH box helicase family protein, with protein sequence MRIIDNVSELLGDDLKGEIRRGSKVRIAAATFSIFAFEALRNELEHVEELEFIFTSPSFSNGQATDKLRKDRREFFIPHAESSLYGSEFEIRLRNKLTQRAIARECAAWVRDKVTFRSNATGSQMQQFAVVDDQAAYLQLQGLTTADLGYERGNSVSNLVTKLEGPAETQAFLAVFDQIWANPAQLNDVTDAVYDHIASVYAENSPARIYFLILYNLFAEFLDDVSEDVLPNDRTGYQDTKVWQSLYNFQRDAATGVINKLETYNGCILADSVGLGKTFTALAVIKYYELRNKSVLVLAPKKLAENWTNYNANLTTNIFASDRFNYDVLAHTDLSRTRGESLGLRLDRINWGNYDLVVIDESHNFRNADYAEEKESRYQRLMRQVIREGVKTKVLMLSATPVNNRFNDLKNQLQLAYEGESDTLAAKLTLSTSVERVFRDAQTVFNEWSKLPAEERTADRILQMLDFDFFELLDAVTIARSRKHIQAFYDTSEIGAFPRRLPPESIREPLTDLADVPSFNEIFEQLQVLTLGVYTPLAYVFSSRISKYEDLYNVTTGSARSNLGQKGREEGLKKLMTVNLLKRLESSVEAFRLTLAKIESAVDSTLTRLSNHSGSLPEIRDMDDLDFDLDDEDDANVEALSFGEKIRIDIEDIDVESWQRDLWHDRETLRELLDEMRKVTPAHDLKLRKLRHLVQQKAEHPLNPGNRKVLIFSAFADTANYLYRELAPALQDAGLDSAVITGGSHGAKSTIGTGFDFQQVMSMFSPRSKQRQLTMPKETRDIDVLIGTDVISEGQNLQDCDYLINYDIHWNPVRIIQRFGRIDRIGSTNEVIQLVNFWPDISLDEYINLKERVENRMVIADLAGSADDNVLNPEDSDAAFRKEQLRKLQNENIELEDVRAGVSITDLGLNDFRMDLLAYMNEYGDIATAPRGLHAVIPADPAIGLMPGVIFALKYVNADPSANRGNRLHPHYLVYVDDNGDVIADHTEAKRLLDLVRAGSRPHGEPVAHVTRVFNEATHEGADMSKYSALLTDAIHSMIDVTEERDIDSLFSGGHTTALTQQIAGLDDFELIAFIAVVDPEGAS
- a CDS encoding DUF262 domain-containing protein, producing the protein MAESTEFNHDQLGHILADHLVEVPEFQRAYSWEPINVQEYLSDLERARSKKSAYFMGTIVFAKSENDSGRRKIVDGQQRLATTAILLIAIRDRLSELARVDLAENTTKKYLRRFSIREEGEVDSLILSPNDQDAYDAILAGEVESIASGNRIRLCYEECAAHLRKLAPDATQYRKLVDVIDQLENSVQVLIAVASSLPEAYVIFETLNDRGADLTTADLLKNYLFSEAKRSEFTYVQHGWNAIETNLGGKPEVMVRFVRHEFMSREGRITTRKLYRAIQDDLQSNPGAKTYVQRMKQAQEIYLALRDADHKYWADARVDVRDAIMAYRRFGFESSYPLLLAAFRMWDKPKAARLLVKLAKWSVRAQFVGRLGAGTAEEAFAAAAAAVSAGTAKNQTDVKALLRRLIPSDTEFKIAFISAGKLSINRAKYILAMLEKAADARAQRPERALDWTSSGVTVEHVLSQSSGRGDDNLQVKIDEIGNLALLEKRLNHQLGNKSFAQKVKVYEQSDFALTRALGATTSWGELEVTARTSELADLACLAWPST
- a CDS encoding DUF4391 domain-containing protein; the encoded protein is MTDILYLWPAGARFGARVPKERFYERTASTAALRERFVTEVNRISWAYKLAAETINLPGSSEVPEIEVIQMDAKANDISVQVLASIDKAIPNPVIFEIHRDDAQGGSVRMTAAHKPAGSPAPKPNAYFSTGWMRSDTPRTPLPTAITMTALYSELIGPLTPLAPRPGESPAVVGERLDVLRRLEREVSALERKLRSEPQLNRKVDLRRQLKAKQSELDETR
- a CDS encoding site-specific DNA-methyltransferase — its product is MERLRMTSPDLTRVNIDKIAELFPTVVTETLDADGEPTRAVDFDLLRQELSDHIVEGPQERYQLDWPGKRAAAFAANAPIAKTLRPVREESVDFETTKNLFIEGDNLEALKLLQESYLGKVKLVYIDPPYNTGNDFIYEDDFAESSADYLARSGQKTDTGDRLVANTEANGRFHSDWLSMMYPRVKLARSLLSDDGVAIFAIADHEHGNLRLLLDELFGRDNFLANVVWQGGSKNDARFTSQGLDYMLIYARNVARLIEDDVRWTEPKKGHSQVMQVAREVWDESGHDSASATVAFRRRLREMRSDLEPAVFRYDQIDDDGRPFGSYDLAKPVATGTSRYELSHPITGLPVKMPKEGWRFSPATMADRIGEGRVMFGPDHTSTPRLKRYLDEMETQAIKPVFTQERASAAYALRKLLDSNVFPYTKDVDVLAKWISAVTQGDRNAVILDFFAGSGSTGHAVMKLNAADGGSRRYILAQVDESVDHPDYSTIPDVARERLRRAGRQVKNEAGLLGADLDVGFRSLHVATTNMADALATADDLLQIALSDAVESVKHGRTDEDLLFQVLLDWGLDLAESIDVEEIGGLRVLSVADNALIACFSREVSDRVVREIAARHPLRAVFLDAGFATDAARINAEQIFRELSPETEVRAI
- a CDS encoding helix-turn-helix domain-containing protein encodes the protein MSEPWLSADDIAEHLGVTKDTVYAWIADKGMPAHKVGRLWKFQAREVDAWVRGGGSAGGLA